A DNA window from Acetobacter aceti NBRC 14818 contains the following coding sequences:
- a CDS encoding peptidoglycan D,D-transpeptidase FtsI family protein — protein MPRQSSPPESPSSDHEHPPQDVRITSADLRERAQLERMHVRLLGVAAGFCLLFGTVALKATFATIISPMAPEARQLRPQVPDIPKVDPKSTLTSTLTMPQVRRAMIVDRNNQVLAVSLPVAQLYANPRELIDPQDVAKKLKSVLPQLNEEETVKRLSMAKQFVYLARNITLQQELAINNFGIPGIYFEAGERRHYPQGQVAAQILGSVDIDDHGIAGVERYFDKRLISDKNPLKLSLDVRVQGVAREELAAAMQTFEAIGACAIVMDVNSGEIIAMVSLPDYDANDFAHAPGDARFNRAVTGMYEPGSTFKLQTAAMALQLGVAQIWDRFSSIPIHIGRFTIADMKTDHFAPWLSLPEVMAFSSNPAAAHIALDVGAQRQQDWLRGMGFFAPVPVELPEAGHPIIPAHRNWGISTVMTVGFGHGVAEPPLAIVRGTAATVNGGILVKPTLLARDEDTNSRNTPEMASGPSISGGPETGDAIPDATTSVEGGDAADAPVTPQGQRVFSPEISETLRKILRLDVKLGTGKTAEVPGYFVGGKTGTAEKIGPHGGYLKHVNIAAFTSIFPMNAPHYAVYVMLDSPKGTTATHGWTTAAWNAAPTVARIISRIGPMLQVFPDTAHAQQIDAELSIPMRPSPPRGVRPLGPGNDPGDPRHAAEEKRVEEEEKKKSLKAGDANAMKHAANRQNSSQQEGGQG, from the coding sequence ATGCCTCGCCAGTCGTCGCCACCTGAGTCTCCCTCATCCGATCACGAGCATCCTCCACAGGATGTCCGGATCACGAGCGCAGATCTGCGTGAACGGGCCCAGCTGGAGCGGATGCATGTGCGACTGCTCGGAGTCGCCGCCGGGTTCTGTCTGCTGTTTGGAACGGTGGCGCTGAAAGCCACGTTCGCCACCATCATCTCACCCATGGCGCCGGAAGCACGGCAGTTGCGTCCGCAGGTGCCGGACATTCCGAAGGTCGATCCGAAAAGCACGCTGACCAGCACGCTGACCATGCCGCAGGTCAGGCGCGCCATGATTGTGGACCGCAACAATCAGGTGCTGGCCGTCTCGCTGCCAGTTGCACAGCTTTACGCCAACCCGCGGGAACTGATTGATCCGCAGGATGTCGCGAAGAAGCTGAAGTCCGTTCTGCCGCAACTGAATGAAGAGGAGACGGTCAAACGTCTCTCGATGGCGAAACAGTTCGTCTATCTGGCGCGCAACATCACGCTCCAGCAGGAACTGGCGATCAACAATTTCGGTATTCCGGGCATTTACTTCGAGGCCGGTGAGCGTCGCCATTATCCGCAGGGACAGGTTGCCGCCCAGATCCTCGGCAGCGTGGATATTGACGATCATGGCATCGCCGGTGTGGAGCGTTACTTCGACAAACGCCTGATCAGTGACAAGAATCCGCTGAAACTGTCACTCGACGTGCGTGTGCAGGGCGTGGCGCGTGAAGAACTCGCGGCCGCCATGCAGACGTTCGAGGCGATCGGGGCCTGCGCCATCGTGATGGACGTCAACAGCGGCGAAATCATCGCCATGGTCAGTCTGCCGGATTATGACGCGAATGATTTCGCCCATGCGCCCGGTGACGCCCGCTTTAACCGCGCCGTGACGGGCATGTATGAGCCCGGCTCCACCTTCAAGCTCCAGACCGCCGCCATGGCGCTCCAGCTTGGTGTCGCACAGATCTGGGACCGCTTCTCGTCCATTCCCATCCATATCGGCAGGTTCACCATCGCCGACATGAAGACGGACCATTTCGCCCCCTGGCTGTCGCTGCCGGAAGTGATGGCGTTCTCGTCCAACCCTGCCGCCGCCCATATCGCACTGGATGTTGGCGCCCAGAGGCAGCAGGACTGGCTCAGGGGCATGGGGTTCTTCGCACCGGTTCCGGTCGAACTGCCGGAAGCGGGACACCCGATCATCCCGGCGCACCGGAACTGGGGCATTTCTACTGTCATGACGGTCGGCTTCGGTCATGGTGTGGCTGAACCACCGCTCGCCATCGTGCGCGGCACGGCTGCAACGGTAAATGGCGGCATTCTGGTCAAGCCGACCCTGCTTGCGCGTGATGAGGATACCAACTCCCGGAATACGCCGGAAATGGCGTCTGGACCGTCCATTTCGGGTGGACCGGAAACCGGAGACGCGATCCCTGACGCAACAACCAGCGTGGAAGGAGGCGACGCAGCCGATGCGCCCGTTACACCTCAGGGTCAGCGCGTCTTTTCACCCGAAATCTCCGAGACACTTCGCAAGATCCTGCGTCTGGACGTCAAGCTTGGCACCGGCAAAACCGCAGAAGTTCCGGGATATTTCGTCGGCGGAAAAACCGGCACCGCCGAGAAGATCGGTCCACATGGCGGCTATCTCAAGCATGTGAACATTGCTGCTTTCACCAGCATCTTTCCGATGAATGCACCACATTACGCCGTCTATGTCATGCTGGACAGCCCGAAAGGAACGACAGCGACGCACGGCTGGACCACAGCCGCGTGGAACGCCGCCCCGACTGTCGCCCGGATCATCTCCCGCATTGGACCGATGTTGCAGGTATTCCCCGACACGGCTCACGCCCAGCAGATTGACGCAGAACTCTCCATTCCGATGCGTCCCTCTCCGCCAAGAGGCGTAAGACCCCTCGGTCCCGGCAATGATCCGGGCGACCCACGTCACGCTGCCGAGGAGAAGCGGGTCGAGGAAGAGGAGAAAAAGAAGTCATTGAAAGCCGGCGACGCGAACGCCATGAAGCACGCTGCAAACAGACAGAACAGTTCCCAACAGGAAGGCGGACAGGGCTAG
- a CDS encoding UDP-N-acetylmuramoyl-L-alanyl-D-glutamate--2,6-diaminopimelate ligase codes for MKLSSLLSQSGLTSASLATDDPEITSVTADSRQVQPGSLFVTLPGTQEDGSIYIPDALAAGAAAILVPDGEQAIEGQVPTAFTKTPRRSLALLAATLAGPQPEHIVAVTGTNGKTSTVDFLRQIWQGMGRTSASFGTLGLISPVELPFRIPSLTTPDPVTLAKALAALRERGVTDVAMEASSHGLDQRRLDGVKISAAGFTNLTRDHLDYHGSLEAYRTAKLRLFDTLLPGGGLAAANADMDEDTLDALRDIQRRRDLDLRLVGRKGTTIRLVAHKALPNGHQLLRLEIDRKEMDVTLPLPGRFQVDNALLAVALAGPDTTDMEEALTLLPTLRGVRGRMEQAVMLPNGASVYVDYAHTPDALARALDSLRPHVKGRLLILFGAGGDRDKGKRPLMAQEATQRADVVFVTDDNPRSEDAADIRRDILAGAPKEVIEFPDRRKAIGEALHQLQPGDVLLVAGKGHEQGQIIGDVVQPFDDVSVVKDLAAAL; via the coding sequence ATGAAACTTTCCTCTCTCCTTTCCCAGTCCGGCCTGACGTCAGCTTCTCTGGCGACAGATGACCCGGAGATTACGTCAGTCACGGCTGACAGCCGACAGGTTCAGCCCGGTTCCCTGTTCGTGACGCTTCCGGGAACTCAGGAAGACGGCAGCATCTATATCCCCGATGCGCTGGCTGCCGGTGCCGCTGCTATTCTCGTGCCAGATGGAGAACAGGCCATAGAAGGCCAGGTCCCGACCGCCTTCACAAAGACGCCGCGACGCTCGCTTGCCCTTCTGGCCGCAACCCTTGCCGGTCCGCAGCCTGAGCATATCGTCGCTGTCACGGGCACGAATGGGAAAACCAGCACCGTCGATTTTCTGCGTCAGATCTGGCAGGGCATGGGCCGCACGTCTGCGAGTTTTGGCACGCTGGGACTGATTTCTCCGGTCGAACTGCCGTTCCGCATCCCTTCCCTCACCACGCCGGACCCGGTGACACTGGCGAAAGCGCTGGCTGCTCTGCGTGAACGTGGCGTCACGGATGTGGCGATGGAGGCTTCCTCTCACGGTCTGGACCAGCGCCGTCTGGATGGCGTGAAGATTTCCGCCGCCGGCTTTACCAATCTGACCCGCGATCACCTTGATTATCACGGCTCGCTGGAAGCCTATCGCACGGCCAAGCTGCGTCTATTCGACACACTCCTTCCCGGTGGCGGCCTTGCAGCGGCCAATGCCGATATGGATGAGGACACACTCGACGCCCTGCGCGATATCCAGCGCCGCCGGGATCTCGACCTGCGGCTGGTCGGGCGCAAGGGCACCACGATCCGTCTTGTTGCACACAAGGCTCTGCCGAACGGGCATCAGCTTCTGCGGCTTGAAATCGACAGGAAGGAAATGGATGTGACCCTGCCTTTGCCGGGTCGTTTTCAGGTGGATAACGCCCTGCTCGCCGTGGCTCTGGCAGGACCAGACACGACCGACATGGAAGAGGCTTTGACCCTGCTACCGACGCTGCGTGGCGTGCGCGGACGCATGGAACAGGCCGTCATGCTGCCCAACGGCGCTTCCGTGTATGTCGATTACGCCCACACCCCGGATGCGCTGGCGCGTGCGCTCGACAGCCTGCGCCCGCATGTCAAAGGGCGTCTGCTGATCCTGTTCGGGGCAGGAGGTGATCGTGACAAGGGCAAGAGACCGCTGATGGCGCAGGAAGCCACGCAGCGGGCTGACGTGGTGTTCGTCACAGACGACAATCCTCGCAGTGAAGATGCAGCCGACATCCGACGCGATATTCTGGCTGGTGCCCCCAAGGAGGTCATCGAATTCCCCGATCGCAGAAAAGCCATTGGTGAAGCGCTGCATCAGCTTCAGCCGGGTGATGTGCTGCTGGTCGCGGGCAAGGGACATGAGCAGGGCCAGATCATCGGCGACGTCGTGCAGCCTTTTGACGATGTGAGTGTGGTGAAAGATCTGGCGGCGGCACTGTGA